The Tessaracoccus flavus genome includes the window GGGTCGAAGTGCCGCCGGGCCCAAGGACAGCGTCCGCCGGCGACCCCGGTGGGGACCTCCCCACCCGGCACTGCGAGGAGGCAGACCATGAGCACCACGCCGAGTCCCGAGCCCACGACGACGCGCCTCATCCAGGCGGAGTCCGAGCATGTGGCGCGCAACTACGACCCGCTCCCCGTCGTGGTCGCGACCGCCGAGGACGTCTGGGTCACCGACGTCGAGGGTAGGCGTTACCTTGACCTGCTGTCGGCCTACTCGGCCCTCAACTTCGGGCACCGCCATCCCGACCTGGTGAAGGTTGCGGTTGACCAGATCGGTCGCCTGACCCTCACCAGCCGCGCGTTCCACAACGACAGGCTCGGTCCCTTCGCCGCGGCGCTCGCCGAGCTCTGCGGCAAGGACATGGTGCTCCCGATGAACACCGGCGCCGAAGCCGTCGAGACCGGCATCAAGGCCGCCCGTGCGTGGGCCCACCGCGTCAAGGGGGTGCCCGACGAGGCCGCCCAGATCGTCGTGGCCGAGGGCAACTTCCACGGCCGCACCACCACCATCGTCGGTTTCAGCGACGACCCGGTCACCCGGGAGGGGTTCGGCCCGTTCACGCCCGGTTTCGTGACGGTGCCGTATCAGGACGTCGCCGCGATCGAAGCCGCCATCAACGATCACACCGCCGCCGTGCTCATCGAGCCGATCCAGGGCGAGGGCGGGGTCATCATCCCACCGCCGGGGTACCTGCGGGCGGTCCGCGAGCTCTGCACCGAGCACAACGTGCTCCTCATCGCCGACGAGATCCAGTCCGGCCTCGGCCGCGCTGGCACGACGTTCGCGTGCGACCGCGAAGGCGTTGTGCCCGACCTCTACCTCCTGGGAAAGGCGCTAGGAGGCGGGATCGTGCCGGTCTCGGCCGTCG containing:
- the rocD gene encoding ornithine--oxo-acid transaminase — translated: MSTTPSPEPTTTRLIQAESEHVARNYDPLPVVVATAEDVWVTDVEGRRYLDLLSAYSALNFGHRHPDLVKVAVDQIGRLTLTSRAFHNDRLGPFAAALAELCGKDMVLPMNTGAEAVETGIKAARAWAHRVKGVPDEAAQIVVAEGNFHGRTTTIVGFSDDPVTREGFGPFTPGFVTVPYQDVAAIEAAINDHTAAVLIEPIQGEGGVIIPPPGYLRAVRELCTEHNVLLIADEIQSGLGRAGTTFACDREGVVPDLYLLGKALGGGIVPVSAVVGNREVLGVFRPGEHGSTFGGNPLAAAVGLQVVKLLQTGEYQERATTLGHYLGSLLDGLLGHGLTEVRVAGLWAGVDVDPSCGTGRDVAESLLARGVLVKDTHGQTLRIAPPLTIEAADLAWAVDELRLALKP